CCCTGGCAGCAGGGGTAGAAGTTCCCGTTCCAGGCCAGGAAGAGACGCTGGAAGGGCTGGCAGCATGGGTTGTACACTACCTCTAACGCTTTGTCCGGGTCCTTCTCTTTGTAAGTGTTCAATGCAATCTGGTCCACCCCACCGGGCTCGATGGTCGTAAAGAACTTCACATAGTCCTCCTCTCTCAGCTCGGGGAAGTCAATCTTCTGGACGCGCACGATTGGCCCACACATGCCTGAGACCGACCTAGCGGCGAGGATGTTCTGAATACCATCCACTACCTGGTACAGCTCCCCACCGGGCCTGTATATCGGGTACTTCTTGGCATCGATGGACTCGATGGAGAATATTATCTTGTCCAGCCCGGCCTGCACCAGTTTTGTCGCCAGCTCCTGCGATATGCGAGTGCCGTTGGTGTTGAACATGACCTCTATAACGCCCGCTTTCTTGGCCTGCTTGACCATGTCACATAGCATGGGGTGCATTACCGGCTCCCCTCTCCAGTTGAGCTTGACGGACGGGACCTTATGTTCAATCTGCTTCATGACCTTCATGTAGTCGTCCCACCTCATCAGGCCCTGCCCCTCCTTCTTGCCGTCCTTGAGCATGACCTCACGCACGCAGAACGGGCAGGAGAGGTTGCACCTGTTGGTTATCTCGATGTCCAAGCACAATGGCATGTCGGATGTGATGCCGTTCTTGGGGTTCTCGGACCACTGCCTGCGGTACTCGTCGTACTCAGGGTCCGTCAGTATCTCCCTAAAAGTGTACTCTCTGTATCCGGGATTGATTATCATCTCACTCATATCCAGCCATCCAAATACTTCTCGGTGGCGTTCCTCGACATGATGGGCAGGTTCTCGGTGGTGATTGCCCATCCGATATTGTCATCGACCCTGTTGGGATGGATGCAATAGCCCATGTGCTTCCTCTCGACCGTGGCGCACATCGCCTCCTGCTCGGTGATGATGTACTCGTTGAGCTTCTCCCCCTTGCCCGCACCGACCACTTCAATGGATACGTCCCACTTGTCGGCAACGACATCGGCCACGATGCCCATGTTGAACACGTTCATCATGGGAACGAACACGCAACCCGGCTCGTACTCATCGGCCCAGGCCTGCAATGAGTCCTGGACATGCAGTGCAACGTCCTTGGGGGTGATGAAGAAGCGGTTCATGTTCCTATCGGTGAGCCTAATCCTGCCCTTCTTGGCCTGGAGCTTCCACTTGTCGAACACAGAGCCCTGTGAGCCCAGAAAGTTGCCAAACCTCCACGAGAAGTAGCCTATTAGGTCGAAGCCCTTGACGCTCA
The sequence above is a segment of the Dehalococcoidales bacterium genome. Coding sequences within it:
- a CDS encoding radical SAM/SPASM domain-containing protein, giving the protein MGNHHREPAHHVEERHREVFGWLDMSEMIINPGYREYTFREILTDPEYDEYRRQWSENPKNGITSDMPLCLDIEITNRCNLSCPFCVREVMLKDGKKEGQGLMRWDDYMKVMKQIEHKVPSVKLNWRGEPVMHPMLCDMVKQAKKAGVIEVMFNTNGTRISQELATKLVQAGLDKIIFSIESIDAKKYPIYRPGGELYQVVDGIQNILAARSVSGMCGPIVRVQKIDFPELREEDYVKFFTTIEPGGVDQIALNTYKEKDPDKALEVVYNPCCQPFQRLFLAWNGNFYPCCQGHLFEPIGNIKDMRVFDAWHSPLMGMLRKKHHDRQGFTVEQCSTCQTAKGV
- a CDS encoding polysaccharide biosynthesis protein, which gives rise to MITGCGTLGKELIKTLPGQLVVYDFSEDALWEAEEINPNIEAVLGDIRNTTRVKEYMRGCDVIINTAAVKHVRYAVQNPGECIDINATAQYRMLSAARAMGIRRYIQVSTDKVCHPQTIYGLTKLMGEMSVKGFDLIGYFSWRFGNFLGSQGSVFDKWKLQAKKGRIRLTDRNMNRFFITPKDVALHVQDSLQAWADEYEPGCVFVPMMNVFNMGIVADVVADKWDVSIEVVGAGKGEKLNEYIITEQEAMCATVERKHMGYCIHPNRVDDNIGWAITTENLPIMSRNATEKYLDGWI